The Oncorhynchus nerka isolate Pitt River linkage group LG12, Oner_Uvic_2.0, whole genome shotgun sequence genome includes a region encoding these proteins:
- the LOC115137936 gene encoding uncharacterized protein LOC115137936 isoform X1: MSGGPLSCFSKQGILLLSILHYGTWADVPPKDQYGLKGGSVCLAVAKPPEEIKGFSWKVNSTVIVDDKEISPKYKEKVDYNPVNHTLCIKNLTNTDSGIYIANTKKIDWTDSTSSYKLKVLEAVPIPAMQVTYYNSSTGLCNITVNCSGWMFSVCDGGQCPLYQDSLSVSEFNITVSSGNGFIQCIVNNHVSTETKSQRMKDTCIGEKKGIAAASLVGIIVGIVTGGLFLVGVGCIISTRRWRSPKEILLLKAVVPEVDNPVSTIPGRPEPQNTPGSEVTSIYVTAGRPGAVPASAEGEEGHPGDKEYTSPEEMIEPQSPPQAETFYSTLQLPAAAQHHPVDKGNNVKKPDTVYCTIGYYPSILLRDPLMLL, encoded by the exons gGACCTGGGCTGATGTCCCTCCAAAGGACCAGTATGGCTTGAAGGGAGGTTCGGTGTGTCTGGCTGTTGCAAAACCACCTGAGGAAATTAAAGGATTTAGCTGGAAGGTCAATAGTACTGTAATAGTTGATGATAAAGAGATCTCTCCTAAATACAAGGAGAAGGTGGATTATAACCCAGTGAACCACACTCTGTGCATTAAGAATCTGACGAACACAGACAGTGGAATTTACATTGCAAATACAAAGAAAATAGATTGGACAGATTCAACGTCTTCATACAAACTTAAGGTGTTGG AAGCTGTTCCCATTCCAGCCATGCAGGTGACATACTACAACTCAAGTACAGGACTTTGTAACATCACAGTGAATTGTTCAGGCTGGATGTTTTCTGTCTGTGATGGAGGTCAGTGCCCACTGTACCAGGATTCTCTGTCAGTCTCTGAGTTCAACATCACTGTTTCCAGTGGTAATGGATTCATCCAGTGTATCGTCAACAATCATGTCAGCACAGAGACCAAATCACAACGAATGAAGGACACAT GTATTGGTGAGAAGAAGGGGATCGCTGCAGCATCACTAGTTGGCATCATTGTGGGCATTGTTACTGGTGGATTATTCTTAGTTGGTGTAGGATGCATCATATCAACCAGAAGATGGCGATCCCCTAAAGAAATACTGCTTCTGAAG GCCGTTGTTCCAGAAGTTGACAACCCAGTGAGCACTATACCAGGAAGACCAGAACCCCAGAACACCCCTGGATCTGAGGTGACATCTATCTACGTTACTGCAGGCAGACCAGGAGCAGTACCAGCATCAGCAGAAGGAGAAGAGGGGCATCCAGGGGACAAAGAGTACACTTCACCAGAAGAGATGATAGAACCACAGTCCCCCCCACAGGCAGAGACATTCTACAGCACCCTACAGCTACCAGCTGCAGCACAGCACCACCCAGTGGACAAAGGAAATAATGTAAAGAAACCAGACACGGTGTACTGCACAATAGGATAttacccctccatccttctcagAGACCCACTGATGTTACTTTGA